In bacterium 336/3, the following proteins share a genomic window:
- a CDS encoding quinol:cytochrome C oxidoreductase, which yields MAEAHVHYNLEERYVFTPEQKKKLLMGIGIGAVLFVIGAILVYLGIGSHEAHGAAHEGTKGAHAAGGGEHHYNPLTRIWANLWLNATFFTYISAMGVLFVAIQYVAYAGWSASIRRVSESFGAFLPFTGAVLLIVFFLGGHDLFHWTHHDLYEKGKKTFDSILYNKSAYFFAPLEAGSFPLFWFIRLIAYFGIWYTLYTVIRNNSIKEDYITQKGDFTYHKKNITFSAIFIVIFGYTESTSAWDWIMSIDAHWYSTMFGWYVFASSWVSALAILTLAVVFLKDQGYLKMVNENHLHDLGKFMFGFSVFWTYIWFSQFLLQNYSNIPEEIVYWDERMEKLGGVYTPLVIFNVAVNFIFPFLFLMTRDAKRKSIFLKVTAFGILMGHYLDFYMMIMPGTTKEHGGFFILEMGTILLFACSFVYVFATTLAKTNLIAKNHPMMEESLHHNI from the coding sequence ATGGCAGAGGCTCATGTACATTATAACTTAGAAGAACGCTATGTTTTCACGCCAGAACAGAAGAAAAAACTGTTGATGGGGATTGGAATAGGAGCTGTACTTTTTGTAATAGGAGCTATATTGGTATATTTGGGTATAGGCTCACATGAAGCTCACGGAGCTGCTCATGAAGGTACAAAAGGAGCACATGCAGCAGGAGGGGGAGAACACCATTATAACCCTCTTACTCGAATTTGGGCAAATTTATGGCTCAATGCAACATTCTTTACTTATATCTCAGCAATGGGAGTATTATTTGTAGCTATTCAATATGTAGCTTATGCTGGTTGGTCTGCAAGTATTCGTAGAGTTTCAGAATCTTTTGGAGCATTTTTACCTTTTACAGGGGCTGTATTGTTGATAGTATTTTTTCTGGGTGGTCATGACTTATTTCACTGGACACACCACGATTTATACGAAAAAGGTAAAAAAACTTTTGATAGTATCTTGTATAACAAATCAGCATATTTCTTTGCACCTTTAGAAGCTGGAAGTTTTCCGTTATTTTGGTTTATTAGACTTATAGCATATTTTGGTATTTGGTACACATTATACACTGTAATCAGAAATAACTCTATAAAAGAGGATTATATTACTCAAAAAGGTGATTTTACTTATCATAAAAAGAATATCACCTTCAGTGCTATATTCATTGTTATTTTTGGTTATACAGAATCTACTTCTGCATGGGATTGGATTATGAGTATTGATGCTCACTGGTACAGCACTATGTTTGGTTGGTATGTTTTTGCGAGTTCTTGGGTATCTGCTTTGGCAATTCTTACACTTGCTGTGGTATTCTTAAAAGATCAAGGATATCTGAAAATGGTAAATGAAAACCATTTACATGATTTAGGTAAATTTATGTTTGGTTTTAGTGTGTTCTGGACTTACATCTGGTTCTCTCAATTTTTATTACAGAATTACTCAAATATCCCTGAAGAAATTGTATATTGGGATGAAAGAATGGAGAAGTTAGGAGGCGTTTATACTCCTCTAGTTATATTCAATGTGGCTGTAAACTTTATTTTTCCTTTCTTGTTCTTAATGACAAGAGATGCTAAACGTAAATCTATTTTCTTAAAAGTTACAGCTTTTGGTATTTTGATGGGACATTATTTAGATTTCTATATGATGATTATGCCTGGTACTACCAAAGAACATGGCGGATTTTTTATCTTAGAGATGGGAACAATATTGTTATTTGCTTGTAGCTTTGTGTATGTTTTTGCAACCACATTGGCTAAAACAAATCTTATTGCAAAAAATCACCCTATGATGGAAGAAAGTTTGCATCACAATATATAA